From Rhea pennata isolate bPtePen1 chromosome 26, bPtePen1.pri, whole genome shotgun sequence, the proteins below share one genomic window:
- the DCAKD gene encoding dephospho-CoA kinase domain-containing protein has protein sequence MSTMFLVGLSGGIASGKSTVVAILRELGCAVIDADVIAREVVQPHFKAYRQIVHYFGTEILLESGEINREALGNIIFSHPEKRQLLNSITHPEIQKEMLKQILKYFVLGYRYVILDIPLLFETNRLTKFMKHTVLVYCDPQTQLRRLMKRNGLSQAEAEERVASQLPLDEKRKLASHVIDNSGDRESTRRQVLRLHARLEDSLDFLWARLALGTAVAGLGGLVYFLLRHFVS, from the exons ATG agcaCGATGTTCCTGGTTGGACTTTCGGGTGGAATCGCGTCGGGGAAGAGCACGGTTGTGGCCATACTCCGGGAACTGGGCTGTGCCGTGATTGATGCTGATGTTATTGCCAGGGAAG TGGTGCAGCCCCACTTCAAGGCCTATCGGCAGATAGTGCATTACTTTGGCACCGAGATCCTCTTGGAGAGCGGAGAGATAAATCGCGAGGCTCTAGGAAACATTATCTTCTCCCACCCGGAGAAACGGCAGCTGCTGAACTCCATCACCCACCCTGAGATCCAGAAGGAGATGCTGAAACAGATCTTGAAATACTTTGTGCTAG GCTACCGCTATGTGATCCTTGATATCCCTCTGCTCTTTGAGACCAACAGATTGACCAAGTTCATGAAACACACGGTCCTGGTTTATTG CGACCCGCAGACGCAGCTGCGGCGGCTGATGAAGAGGAATGGGTTGTCCCAGGCCGAGGCAGAAGAGCGCGTCGCCTCCCAGCTGCCGCTGGATGAGAAGCGCAAATTAGCCAGTCACGTCATCGACAACTCCGGGGACCGCGAGAGCACGCGCCGGCAGGTCCTGCGGCTGCACGCCCGGCTGGAGGACTCCCTCGACTTCCTCTGGGCACGGCTGGCGCTGGGCACGGCTGTGGCCGGGCTTGGAGGGCTTGTGTACTTCCTCCTCCGGCATTTTGTCTCTTAa